One Natrinema longum genomic window, TACGCGGCGATGGTCGACGGGCTCGCGGCCGACCTGACCTGGATCACCAACGACGGCAAGGAGACGACCGACGGGCTCGCCCTCTACGAGGACCTGCTGGCTCACGCCGAGGACGGACTCACCAACCGCGGGCTCAGTGACGAGGAGGCCGCGAAGTACCTCTACCCGCTCCGACGCCGCGTCCGACAGGTGGTAACACCTGCCAGCTGGAAACGCGAACAGGTCGAGACGGCCCTCGAGGACGGCGCGACCCTCGAGGCGGCGATCACGGAGATGCAACAGCGATACGTGGCTCGGCAGTCGGAGACGTTGCTCGAGGGGAGTTTCGCGGACTGGATCGGCGACTAGCCCCTCGAGAGGGGTGTGGCAGTAAAAATAGGATTACCGGGCCGGTTCGACGTTCTGGTTCATCCGGAACAGGTTCCCCGGATCGTACTCGGCCTTGATCTCGGCCAGCCGATCGTGGTTCGCCCCGTAGGCGAGCGTCTCCTCGCCTTCGTCCTCGCTGATGAAGTTCACGTAGACGCCGCCGGTGGCGTACGGAGCCATCGCGTCGAAGAACGCCCGGGACCAGGCGATGCACTCCTCGTCCATCGCGGGGTCCTCCCAGCGCGTGTGGACGTTCATCGCGTATTTGGCGTCCCGGTGGGGGTACGCCGTCGCGTCCGAGGGCACGCGCGCCATTGCGCCGCCGAGTTGCCCGAAGAAGATCTCGGACAGCGGGGACGGGAGATCGGCTGCGTGCTCGACCGCGGTATCGATGGCCTCGTCCGAGAGTTCGCTGAAGTTGTGCGACTTCCAGTAGTTCCGGACCCCCTCGGTGAGCAGCGGATCGAACGACTGCTGGAAGGCCGCGTACTGGTGGGGGCCGACGGCATCGGCGATCGGGTCTCCGTACTCCCGGAGCGGAGCCAAGACCTCTTCTCCCTCCGTCATGTCTCCGGCGTAGAACGTCACGACGAGGACGACGCCGACGCCGTGGACGGCTTCTGGAAGGAACGGAAGGGGCGGTGCCTTCCGGAGGACGATCCAGGCGGCGGCTTCATCCGGTGCGTCCTCGTTGAAATCCCGGACGTGCCGGATGACGTCCCGTGCGTCCTCGCCCGCGTAGACGATCGGTCCCGAGAGGATTTCGGGACCGACCTCGTGGAGATCGAACTCGAAGGAGGTGACGACGCCGAAGTTGCCGCCGCCACCCCGAATCCCCCAGAAGAGATCCGCGTTTTCCGTCTCGCTCGCGTGACGCAGTTCGCCGTCGGCAGTGACGATATCCACGGAGCGCAGGTTATCCACCGTCATCCCGTCCCTGCGAGCCAGCCAGCCGAAGCCGCCGCCGAGCGTAAGCCCCGCGACGCCGGTCGTCGAGTTGATCCCGGTCGGCGTCGCCAGCCCGAACGTCTGCGCCTCGTGGTCGAAGTCGCCGAGGGTCGCTCCCGGCTCGACGCGAGCCGTCCGCTCCGCCGGATCGACGCGAACCGACCGCATCGCCGAGAGGTCGAGCATCAGTCCGTCGTCACAGACCGCGTTGCCCGCGATGTTGTGCCCGGCACCGCGAACCGCGAGCAGCATCTCCTGCTCGCGGGCGAAGTCCACCGCCGCGATCACGTCCGAGACGCCCATCGCTCGAGCGATGAGTGCCGGACGCTTGTCGATCATCCCGTTCCAGATCGCTCGCGTCTCGTCGTAGTTCGAATCCCCGGGACGGAGCAACTCGCCGTGAAGCCCCTCGCGGAATCCGTCTATTGCACCGTCGTCTACGGGTGTGGTTGCCACTGCCATTATTACTCAGCGTTCGTACGCTTCGCTCGGGCATATAGTTTCACATAATCAATAATTATAATAGGTCCGCCGACGGGAGAGACTCGAGAACAGGGAGGACCACGGGACGGCCTGCGGAGGGGTCCATCTATCCGGAAGACGGTAGCGATACCGGGAGGGGGCGAAAGATATTCGGGGAAAGCTTCACGTGTGGCTCACCGGGTTCTTGATTCGAACGCGTTCGGACAGCCCGAAAGAATCCGCCGGCGGTCACCGCGATCGTGCCGGCGATTCCCCCGCTCCTGTCGTGGAGCAGCCGTCCGAACCGGGTTTCGGATCGCCATCGGCAGGGGCGTATCGGAGGGACGCGTCGCCGCGCCAACTTTATTTTAGGCTGGCCAAAATCGGAACGCATTTGTATATTTAGGCGAGCCTAAAAATTATGCAACGGACGCGACGCGCGTGGCTGAAGGGCAGCAGCGCAGCACTCGTGAGCCTCGGGCTCGCCGGGTGTTCCGAGACGACCGACGGAGGGGACGCCGAACCCGACTCGACCGAAGGCGAGGGGGCCCCGGAGTCGTCCGACGAGGAATCGACGATCGCCGAACCGATCGAGACGGCCGTCGCCGCCGAGTGGAACGCGATGCGGGCCCGCCTGTGGGACGCACTCGCGGTGGGACGGGCCGGAGAGACCGAGGCCGGCGCTGCCGTCGCCGAGCACACGTTCTCTCGGTTCGAGACCGCTACCGGCGAGTACAACGCCCACGAACTCCTCGAGGAGACCGACGAATCTCGCTACGAGGAGTTCGAGGAGGCCCTCGGCGAACTTCGGACGGAGGGGCTGGAGCGAGGAGACATCGGTCGCACACGGGAGGAGGCCGTCATCGGAGACGAGCAACTCCGCGAGGCCCAACGGGCCCTCGTCGGCGAGCCGGCGTCGCGCGCGTTCGATCTTCAGGCGTTCGGGACGACGGTCGCCGATACCGTCGTGCTCGCGTCGGCCGGGGCCTTCGACGCCGCCGAAACCGTCGCGACCGACGCACTCGGGCGGTTCGAGGAGGCGGCCGTCCACGATGCGATCGAGGAGACGGACGCCGACGTCTACGAGCGGTTCGAAAGCGCCATCGAGAGCCTCGTTACGGCCGCCGAAACCGAAGACGTGGAGGGCGTCCGCTCGAGTGCGAGCGACGCGCTCGCGGCGGCCGTCGACGGCGGCTACGCGCTCGCATCCACCGAGGCGGCGGGTGCCGGGCAGCTCGCCACGTATCAGGCCCGGGGCTGGGACGCCGCCGCACTCGCGGGCTTGGGCGGGCCGTCGACCGCGTTCGCTCACGCGGCCGCGTTGAACGTCTATCGAGCGCGGGCCCACGACGCGGCCTGGCTCTTCGATCGCGGGCACCCGGATGCGGCAGCACGGATCGCGGAGAACGTCTTCGCGCACTTCGAGGGCGCTCGCGCACACGAGGCCCTCGAGGAGGCGAGCGAAGACGCCTATCACCGGTTCGAGGAGGACGGTCTGGACGCGCTCGCGACCGCCATCGAGAACGACGACGCGGCGGGAGTCACGAGCGCCGTCGAGACGATCGACGACGGGCTGGTGACCGGGATCGACGCCCTGGGGACCGGCGTCGAGCCCGCGTTGCTCGAGGCGGGCTTCTTCAAAGTCCGGATCGAGGACGCGCTGGAACGGTATCGGCTCGGCAAGAACGAGGTCGCCGCCGAAACCGCCCGCGGGCTGTTCGAGCGCTTCGAGTCCAACGAGGCCGACTTCCACGAGACGCTCGAGGAGACCGACGAATCGCTCTACGAGACCTTCGAAGACGAGCATCTGAACGGGATCATCGAGGCGTTCGAGAGCGGCGACGACGCGGCCGTCGA contains:
- a CDS encoding DUF5059 domain-containing protein encodes the protein MQRTRRAWLKGSSAALVSLGLAGCSETTDGGDAEPDSTEGEGAPESSDEESTIAEPIETAVAAEWNAMRARLWDALAVGRAGETEAGAAVAEHTFSRFETATGEYNAHELLEETDESRYEEFEEALGELRTEGLERGDIGRTREEAVIGDEQLREAQRALVGEPASRAFDLQAFGTTVADTVVLASAGAFDAAETVATDALGRFEEAAVHDAIEETDADVYERFESAIESLVTAAETEDVEGVRSSASDALAAAVDGGYALASTEAAGAGQLATYQARGWDAAALAGLGGPSTAFAHAAALNVYRARAHDAAWLFDRGHPDAAARIAENVFAHFEGARAHEALEEASEDAYHRFEEDGLDALATAIENDDAAGVTSAVETIDDGLVTGIDALGTGVEPALLEAGFFKVRIEDALERYRLGKNEVAAETARGLFERFESNEADFHETLEETDESLYETFEDEHLNGIIEAFESGDDAAVDDHATGIRDRLLEFETTAGTTAQVSAVESGSMAARVFDAGVLDVLGESARAETVVRDAFEHFESGAGGFHEALEDADHDRYESFERALGDARGAAENDGSVPEAARTFDEQALEATYTVVASAGGSYGEAAASIMRDVFAEFEEARVHEPLEEADHEIYESFEAALEDYIAALESGSGVDGAAETFATATLRAQFAVAGAPDAAPGDDGTTGSDGEADDEPDLESGPNVVEGVPDDADHVVDMQAVAFEPAELTVEEGETVAWTHASGEPHSVSAYEDGIPSDATYWASGGFESETDAREGWENGQGAVTSGESYVHTFETTGEHEYVCIPHEAAGMVGTIIVE
- a CDS encoding FAD-binding oxidoreductase, encoding MAVATTPVDDGAIDGFREGLHGELLRPGDSNYDETRAIWNGMIDKRPALIARAMGVSDVIAAVDFAREQEMLLAVRGAGHNIAGNAVCDDGLMLDLSAMRSVRVDPAERTARVEPGATLGDFDHEAQTFGLATPTGINSTTGVAGLTLGGGFGWLARRDGMTVDNLRSVDIVTADGELRHASETENADLFWGIRGGGGNFGVVTSFEFDLHEVGPEILSGPIVYAGEDARDVIRHVRDFNEDAPDEAAAWIVLRKAPPLPFLPEAVHGVGVVLVVTFYAGDMTEGEEVLAPLREYGDPIADAVGPHQYAAFQQSFDPLLTEGVRNYWKSHNFSELSDEAIDTAVEHAADLPSPLSEIFFGQLGGAMARVPSDATAYPHRDAKYAMNVHTRWEDPAMDEECIAWSRAFFDAMAPYATGGVYVNFISEDEGEETLAYGANHDRLAEIKAEYDPGNLFRMNQNVEPAR